A stretch of Triticum aestivum cultivar Chinese Spring chromosome 1D, IWGSC CS RefSeq v2.1, whole genome shotgun sequence DNA encodes these proteins:
- the LOC123163705 gene encoding zinc finger protein ZAT12-like, translating into MMKRFAFEEREMARVLLLVSREQAMPMPARGDRAPERAFVCKTCDRVFPSFQALGGHRASHKKPRLDGDGDFKPKMHGCSICGLEFAVGQALGGHMRRHRAMVAGGHGVTAVRPAITTNNPNDNSNAVVVVGSAGGIKRGLWLDLNQPPCDDLCGSDVDHGECGHDAATAGYTFHQFLDAGTMAVDCVGY; encoded by the coding sequence ATGATGAAGAGATTTGCGTTCGAGGAGAGGGAGATGGCGCGCGTGCTGCTGCTCGTATCACGGGAGCAGGCGATGCCGATGCCCGCGCGCGGCGACCGCGCTCCAGAGCGCGCGTTCGTGTGCAAGACGTGCGACCGCGTGTTCCCGTCGTTCCAGGCGCTGGGCGGGCACCGTGCCAGCCACAAGAAGCCACGTCTGGATGGCGACGGCGATTTCAAGCCCAAGATGCACGGCTGCTCCATCTGCGGCCTTGAGTTCGCCGTTGGCCAGGCGCTCGGCGGCCACATGAGGCGTCACCGTGCCATGGTTGCTGGAGGCCATGGCGTCACGGCGGTGCGGCCGGCGATAACGACCAACAACCCTAATGACAATAGCAACGCCGTTGTGGTTGTTGGCAGCGCAGGCGGCATCAAGCGCGGGCTGTGGCTCGACCTGAACCAACCGCCGTGTGACGATCTGTGTGGCAGCGACGTCGATCACGGCGAGTGCGGCCATGACGCCGCAACCGCTGGGTACACGTTCCACCAGTTCTTGGATGCCGGCACCATGGCGGTGGACTGCGTCGGCTACTAG